In one window of Clavelina lepadiformis chromosome 4, kaClaLepa1.1, whole genome shotgun sequence DNA:
- the LOC143451502 gene encoding small ribosomal subunit protein uS12, with the protein MGKPSGLRCARKLRNRRRDQKWHDKDYKKSHLGTALKANPFGGASHAKGIVLEKIGVEAKQPNSAIRKCVRVQLIKNGKKITAFVPNDGCLNYIEENDEVLVAGFGRSGHAVGDIPGVRFKIVKVANVSLHALFTGKKERPRS; encoded by the coding sequence ATGGGTAAGCCAAGCGGTCTTCGTTGTGCCCGAAAATTGAGAAACAGGCGTCGTGATCAGAAATGGCACGACAAAGATTACAAAAAGTCCCACTTGGGAACAGCATTAAAGGCTAACCCGTTCGGTGGTGCGTCCCACGCCAAGGGAATCGTGCTTGAAAAAATAGGCGTTGAAGCCAAACAGCCAAATTCCGCTATTCGCAAATGTGTCAGGGTTCAACTGATCAAGAATGGTAAGAAGATAACCGCTTTTGTACCCAACGACGGTTGCTTGAATTATATTGAAGAAAACGACGAAGTTCTGGTTGCTGGATTTGGTCGTAGTGGTCACGCTGTTGGTGACATTCCAGGTGTTCGATTCAAGATTGTAAAGGTGGCCAACGTTTCTTTGCACGCTCTCTTCACTGGGAAGAAAGAACGTCCAAGATCATAA